GCCGGTGCCCAGTTGCCCCAGGAGGCCACCGCTGGTGCTGGGGGCATCTCGGAAGTTGAGGCCAGCCGGTGCACTGACCCGGGCCGGCTGGCCTGCCGCCAGCGCGGTGCCCGGCACCGGTGTGGGCGTGAAGGTGGGGGTGGGGCCAGGCGGGGGCGTGGCCGGCGCCGGTGGCAACGGCGTCGGCAGCTCGGTCACCGGCGGCTCGGCCGGGGACGTGGGCGTGCTTGCCACTTCGGGCGGCAGGGTTGGCGTGGGCGTGGGGCGCGGGGCAAAGCTGCCACAGGCCAGGGTTGGCCCCAGCCACATCAACGAGAGCACCGCCAGCAGCCGCAGCCGCCAGAAGGTAGCCAATATCTGGGAAGCCCTTGGGTTCTGCGCAGTTGGTTTCATGCTGCCAGATTATAGTGCGATTTCACGGAAATGGCCATTCTCGTATCTGACTGCTGGCCGACGATTTACAGGGTGACGGCCTTCAGCCAGCGAATGTGGGGCAGGGCGGCGATCTCCGCCTGCAGCGCAGGCGGCGTCACCTCGTCGGTGCCCAGCACCATGATGGCTTCGGTGCGCGGGGCCCAGCGGCCCACGTGCATGAAGCTGATGTTGATGTCCGACTGGCCCAGGATGGTGCCCACCCGGCCGATGATCCCGGGGCGATCCTGGTGGGCCGAGATGAGCAGGTTGCCGGTGGCCGGGAAGTCCACCCACAGGTCGTTGATCCCCACAATGTACGGCTCCCCCTGGAGGACCGACCCCCGCAGGGTCCAGGTGTCGTTGCCGGCCGTGACCCGCAGGGTGAGCATGTTTTCGTAGCGGGCTTCGTGCTGGTGCTTCTTGCGCTCCACCAGGTTGATGCCCCGCCGTTCCGCCAGGAGGGTGGCGTTGACCAGGTTGATCCGAATGTTCAGCACATCGCTGAGGAGCCCCTTCAGGGCCGCCGCGTTGACGTAGGCCAGGTCAAAGTCTGCCAGGTGGCCGTGGGCGGTGATCTCCACGCTGCCGATGCCGTGGCCGCCCACCTGCTGGATGAAGCGTCCCATGCGCTCGGCCAGGTCGATGTAGGGGACCAGGAATTCCAGATCCTTGGGTGGGATGATGGGCGCGTTGACTGCGTAGCGGGCCGGCCGGTCGTTGAGGACGTCGATCACCTGCAGGGCCACGTCCTCGGCCACCTGTTCCTGGGCCTCGATGGTGCTGCCGCCCAGGTGGGGCGTGAGGATGATCTTGTCCGAGCGTCGGAGGGGGCTGTCCGGCGGTAGGGGCTCCTGTTCAAAGACATCCAGGGCCGCGCCGGCGATTTCCCCGGCCTCGATGGCCTCCACCAGATCCTGCTCGTTGATTACCCCACCCCGGGCCACATTCAGGATGCGGGCCGTGGGCTTCATCAGCCGCAGCTTGGCCCGGTCGATCAGGTTATGGGTCTGGGGGGTCAGGGGCACGTGGACGGTAACGAAGTCGGCCTCGGCCAGGAGGGTATCCAGATCCACCAGTCGCACACTTCGCTGGGCCGCGTATTCGCTGCTGACGTAGGGGTCATAGGCGATGCAGGTCATGCCCAGCCCCTGGGCCCGGCGTACCACTTCCTGGGCCACCCGGCCCAGGCCCACGGTCCCCAGGACCTTGTCCCGCACTTCCACGCCCATGAACTGGCTGCGTTTCCAGAGGCCCGCCCGCACGTGGGCGTCGGCCTGGGGGATGTGGCGGGCCAGGGCCATGAGCATGGCGATGGTATGTTCCGCGGCGGCCACCACGTTGCCGGTGGGCGCGTTCACCACCACGATGCCGGCCTGGGTGGCCGCTTCCACGTCGATGTTGTCCACGCCCACGCCGGCTCGGGCGATCACCCGCAGGCGCTTGCCCGCCTGGATCACCTGGGCCGTCACCGTGGTGCTGCTGCGCACCAGCAGGGCGTCATATTCGGGAATGGCAGCCAGCAATTCGTCCGGGGATAGCCCGGTGCGGATGTCCACCTGAATGCCCGGCGCCTCCCGCAGGGGAGTCAAGCCAGATTCCGAGAGGGAATCGGCCACCAGTACTTTGAAGAT
The DNA window shown above is from Litorilinea aerophila and carries:
- a CDS encoding SH3 domain-containing protein; amino-acid sequence: MKPTAQNPRASQILATFWRLRLLAVLSLMWLGPTLACGSFAPRPTPTPTLPPEVASTPTSPAEPPVTELPTPLPPAPATPPPGPTPTFTPTPVPGTALAAGQPARVSAPAGLNFRDAPSTSGGLLGQLGTGQLVQVLEGPVSADGFIWWRVDDGQGNVGWVAQGDGETEWLTPRIGEPQPVNRPPRVGDRVVVTTAQLSVRALPGTDGALLTRVNQGQEFTVLAGPQSANGYTWYQIRSDDGTVEGWAADGDGTTRWLSPLE
- the serA gene encoding phosphoglycerate dehydrogenase translates to MDAETPIFKVLVADSLSESGLTPLREAPGIQVDIRTGLSPDELLAAIPEYDALLVRSSTTVTAQVIQAGKRLRVIARAGVGVDNIDVEAATQAGIVVVNAPTGNVVAAAEHTIAMLMALARHIPQADAHVRAGLWKRSQFMGVEVRDKVLGTVGLGRVAQEVVRRAQGLGMTCIAYDPYVSSEYAAQRSVRLVDLDTLLAEADFVTVHVPLTPQTHNLIDRAKLRLMKPTARILNVARGGVINEQDLVEAIEAGEIAGAALDVFEQEPLPPDSPLRRSDKIILTPHLGGSTIEAQEQVAEDVALQVIDVLNDRPARYAVNAPIIPPKDLEFLVPYIDLAERMGRFIQQVGGHGIGSVEITAHGHLADFDLAYVNAAALKGLLSDVLNIRINLVNATLLAERRGINLVERKKHQHEARYENMLTLRVTAGNDTWTLRGSVLQGEPYIVGINDLWVDFPATGNLLISAHQDRPGIIGRVGTILGQSDINISFMHVGRWAPRTEAIMVLGTDEVTPPALQAEIAALPHIRWLKAVTL